The following coding sequences lie in one Thalassoglobus polymorphus genomic window:
- the dnaB gene encoding replicative DNA helicase, translating into MAKAKRKVKDSGSTASDFLGKVPPQDLEAEKSVLGSLLFSSEAFDEVIQHIQSRCFYTDAHRKIFQCIHDMYEKGVRALDVITLKHELEKRDEFEDIGGAVYLNEVMGAVPHAAHAEYYAKIVRDTWLQRSLIEACTDSLREAYHGNEDVEEILAKAEKRVFGIVEQQENIDKIDISDILDSTFQRIYERMDQEGTVSGLHTGFNGLDDFTSGFQPSELIVLAARPSMGKTALVCNFAMAVSKAERGVLLFSLEQSKIELAERLLCIQAKISGHKLRQGELDEFEQSMLMEASNEMRKFHMFIDDTAGRTMSQISAIARRLKRRAVLDIVIIDYLQLIETEDKSMPREQQISSITRRLKFLAKDLDIPVIALAQLNRGVEQREDKRPRLSDLRESGAIEQDADIVMFLHRPEAYDPEDRPGEADLIIAKNRHGPIGTVELTWLREMLKFGDKSPMTLPEGMDF; encoded by the coding sequence ATGGCCAAGGCCAAGAGAAAGGTGAAGGACTCAGGGAGCACGGCTTCAGACTTCCTTGGAAAGGTTCCACCGCAAGATCTTGAGGCAGAAAAGTCTGTTCTCGGAAGCCTGCTCTTTTCCAGTGAAGCCTTTGACGAAGTCATTCAGCACATTCAGTCACGCTGTTTTTATACTGATGCGCATCGCAAAATATTTCAGTGCATTCACGATATGTACGAAAAGGGCGTTCGGGCGCTTGACGTGATTACGCTCAAGCACGAACTCGAAAAGCGTGATGAATTCGAGGATATCGGCGGAGCAGTTTATCTCAACGAAGTCATGGGAGCGGTTCCGCATGCTGCTCATGCAGAGTATTACGCCAAAATTGTGCGCGATACCTGGTTGCAACGGAGTCTGATTGAAGCCTGTACAGATTCTTTGCGTGAAGCTTATCACGGCAACGAGGATGTTGAAGAGATCCTCGCCAAAGCGGAAAAGCGGGTTTTCGGGATTGTCGAGCAGCAGGAGAACATCGATAAAATTGATATCTCCGACATCCTTGATTCCACTTTCCAGCGCATCTATGAGCGGATGGACCAGGAAGGAACCGTCAGTGGTCTCCATACTGGGTTCAACGGTCTCGACGATTTTACAAGTGGGTTTCAGCCCTCTGAGTTAATCGTCCTTGCAGCTCGCCCCAGTATGGGGAAAACGGCACTTGTCTGTAACTTTGCGATGGCCGTCTCCAAGGCAGAGCGCGGAGTGTTGCTCTTCAGTCTGGAACAATCCAAGATTGAACTTGCAGAACGTTTGCTCTGTATTCAGGCCAAGATCAGCGGGCATAAACTTCGTCAGGGAGAGCTCGATGAATTCGAGCAAAGCATGCTCATGGAAGCTTCCAATGAGATGCGCAAATTCCACATGTTCATCGATGACACTGCCGGCCGAACGATGTCGCAAATTTCGGCAATCGCGCGTCGTTTGAAGCGGCGGGCCGTGTTGGATATCGTCATTATCGATTATTTGCAGCTCATCGAAACTGAAGATAAGAGCATGCCGCGGGAGCAGCAGATTTCTTCGATTACACGGCGGTTGAAGTTCCTGGCGAAAGACCTCGATATCCCAGTGATCGCTCTCGCGCAGTTGAATCGTGGAGTTGAACAGCGGGAAGATAAACGCCCACGTCTCTCCGACTTGCGAGAAAGTGGAGCCATCGAACAAGACGCCGATATCGTGATGTTCCTGCATCGCCCGGAAGCCTACGACCCAGAAGATCGCCCCGGTGAAGCTGATCTCATCATCGCGAAAAACCGCCACGGCCCCATTGGAACTGTTGAACTCACCTGGCTGCGAGAAATGCTCAAGTTCGGCGACAAGAGCCCGATGACCCTCCCCGAAGGGATGGACTTTTAA
- the rplI gene encoding 50S ribosomal protein L9, with protein sequence MVVQRKRGQRIRSADRKGGVELMLAEDVPKLGNQGEIVRVKPGFARNYLIPMGLATVATPANKMMVESHRKRQEEAQIARRKSIKALGDKIKNYSVTLEANATDEGQLYGSIVASDVSKALKSANYEVEPSHVQMEGPIKSLGMYTIPIILDHEVKTEVKVWVVPTASIK encoded by the coding sequence ATGGTCGTTCAACGCAAACGAGGACAACGCATTCGTTCAGCCGATCGAAAAGGCGGAGTCGAACTCATGCTGGCAGAAGATGTTCCGAAACTGGGTAACCAGGGGGAAATCGTCCGCGTGAAGCCCGGTTTTGCTCGTAACTACCTCATCCCAATGGGGCTGGCCACAGTTGCGACACCTGCAAATAAAATGATGGTCGAAAGCCATCGTAAACGTCAGGAAGAAGCTCAGATTGCTCGCCGTAAATCGATCAAAGCTTTGGGCGATAAGATCAAGAATTACAGCGTGACTCTCGAAGCCAATGCCACTGATGAAGGCCAATTGTATGGTTCGATTGTTGCCAGCGATGTAAGTAAAGCACTCAAAAGTGCAAACTACGAAGTCGAACCATCACATGTCCAAATGGAAGGTCCGATCAAGTCGCTCGGAATGTACACCATTCCAATTATCCTGGACCATGAAGTGAAAACAGAAGTCAAGGTTTGGGTCGTTCCAACAGCCTCGATCAAGTAA
- a CDS encoding single-stranded DNA-binding protein: MASFNKVILVGNVTRDPEVKYINNGTAVTDLGLAVNRSWFDKQQNQRREETTFVDVTLWGRQAEVAGEYLSKGRSVLIEGRLQLDSWDDRETGKKRSKLRVIGENMTMLGGRGDGGKAPSRGPSNQGQQSSGPSGSPSDAVDSFYDSGPSSNVSDDDVPF; encoded by the coding sequence ATGGCTAGTTTTAATAAAGTCATCCTTGTTGGAAATGTGACCCGTGATCCAGAGGTCAAGTACATCAACAATGGAACAGCCGTGACAGATCTCGGCTTGGCAGTCAACCGAAGCTGGTTCGACAAGCAACAAAATCAAAGACGTGAAGAAACGACCTTTGTCGATGTCACATTATGGGGTCGACAAGCGGAAGTCGCAGGCGAATATCTGTCTAAAGGACGTTCTGTCCTGATCGAAGGTCGCTTGCAACTCGATAGCTGGGACGATCGTGAAACCGGAAAAAAACGATCCAAGCTTCGAGTGATTGGTGAAAACATGACAATGCTGGGAGGTCGTGGTGATGGCGGCAAAGCCCCTTCTCGCGGTCCATCCAACCAAGGACAGCAGAGTTCAGGACCGAGCGGATCACCAAGCGATGCGGTCGATTCCTTTTACGATTCTGGGCCATCGTCAAACGTCTCTGATGATGACGTTCCATTTTAG
- the pth gene encoding aminoacyl-tRNA hydrolase, translating to MKIVVGLGNPGKKYVGTRHNIGFDVLAVLAQRFSADRWKSSFEAEVTDIQIGSERVVLVAPQTFMNLSGRSVRAVVKFYKVSHSELLLVHDDMNLPTGRLRLRGTGSAGGQKGLQNTIDQLGTSDFARLRVGVGRPPGKMDAANYVLQKFSKSEFSKMEHCVERAASAVECWVQDGVEKAMNEFNQTAPEDGESL from the coding sequence GTGAAGATCGTCGTCGGCCTTGGTAATCCAGGCAAAAAGTACGTGGGGACACGGCATAACATCGGTTTTGATGTTCTAGCTGTATTAGCCCAAAGGTTTTCAGCGGATCGCTGGAAGTCAAGTTTTGAGGCAGAGGTGACTGATATTCAAATTGGTTCAGAGCGAGTGGTGCTTGTTGCTCCTCAAACCTTCATGAATCTCAGTGGTCGTAGCGTTCGTGCAGTCGTGAAGTTTTATAAGGTTTCACACAGCGAATTGTTACTCGTTCATGATGATATGAATCTGCCGACTGGTCGTTTGCGACTCCGGGGAACTGGATCTGCAGGAGGCCAAAAAGGATTGCAAAATACAATCGACCAACTTGGGACTTCAGATTTTGCTAGACTCAGAGTTGGAGTCGGACGTCCACCTGGAAAAATGGACGCAGCCAACTACGTTTTGCAAAAATTTAGTAAGTCCGAGTTTTCCAAAATGGAACATTGTGTCGAACGAGCAGCATCTGCTGTTGAATGCTGGGTTCAGGATGGCGTTGAAAAAGCCATGAATGAGTTCAATCAAACAGCGCCTGAAGATGGTGAATCTTTGTGA
- a CDS encoding DUF480 domain-containing protein: MSGSYENRFDEEAPLVRQLTKGQRRVLGVLIEKGLTTPDQYPLTLKASTTGANQKSNRDPVTNYTEGAVWDLFDELRELGLIAVVHPESGRTERFRHYMRKRFPFNEPQLAIMAELFLRGKQQLGELRSRASRMVPIESLTELRNELRSLQEQGFIQASGDLERRGIEVDHNMYLETEGQQLEKMQAPTPEVAAPIQHPAPAQVAQQPAAAQPSSHELNQVRDETASLRSEVESLRQTVSDMREDLDELKRSLGV; this comes from the coding sequence ATGAGCGGATCGTACGAAAATCGGTTTGACGAAGAAGCCCCACTCGTTCGCCAGCTGACAAAGGGTCAACGGAGAGTCCTGGGAGTCCTGATTGAAAAAGGGCTGACGACTCCAGATCAATACCCGCTGACTCTTAAAGCCTCTACGACGGGAGCGAACCAGAAGAGTAATCGTGACCCAGTCACGAATTATACAGAAGGGGCTGTCTGGGATCTCTTCGACGAACTCCGAGAGCTAGGCCTGATCGCAGTCGTCCATCCAGAGTCCGGTCGGACCGAACGATTCCGACATTACATGCGCAAGCGATTCCCATTCAACGAACCGCAACTCGCGATCATGGCGGAATTATTCCTGCGAGGAAAACAACAGCTGGGTGAACTCCGCTCACGCGCAAGCCGTATGGTTCCGATTGAGAGTTTGACCGAGCTTCGCAACGAACTCAGGTCACTACAGGAACAAGGATTCATTCAGGCCAGTGGAGATCTCGAACGCCGCGGAATCGAAGTCGACCACAATATGTATCTCGAAACTGAGGGCCAGCAACTCGAAAAGATGCAAGCTCCGACTCCTGAAGTCGCTGCACCAATTCAACATCCCGCACCTGCGCAGGTGGCGCAGCAACCTGCAGCGGCGCAGCCTTCATCTCACGAACTGAATCAAGTTCGTGATGAAACAGCCAGTCTTCGCTCTGAGGTTGAGTCACTTCGACAAACAGTCAGCGACATGCGAGAGGACCTCGACGAACTCAAACGGAGTTTAGGAGTTTGA
- the rpsF gene encoding 30S ribosomal protein S6, with amino-acid sequence MAERLYECMFLLDSGRYAQDPQGTEKIVQEILERCEAELVVSTPWQEGKLAYEIDGHRKGLHYLTYFKMDASQVTAFARICKLNEVVIRQLLLDHDEKLFSLLTQQVQPPESEESQEEPVAVGAGAEKSSTDDASSTEGDK; translated from the coding sequence TTGGCTGAGCGACTTTATGAATGTATGTTCCTGCTGGATAGCGGTCGCTACGCACAGGACCCACAAGGAACTGAGAAAATCGTTCAAGAGATTCTGGAACGATGCGAAGCGGAACTCGTTGTTTCAACGCCATGGCAGGAAGGCAAACTTGCCTACGAAATCGATGGCCATCGCAAAGGCTTGCACTATCTGACTTATTTTAAGATGGATGCTTCGCAAGTCACCGCATTTGCCAGAATTTGCAAGCTCAATGAGGTTGTGATTCGGCAGTTGCTATTGGATCACGATGAGAAATTGTTCTCATTGTTGACTCAACAGGTTCAACCGCCAGAATCTGAAGAAAGTCAGGAAGAGCCCGTTGCCGTTGGTGCCGGTGCCGAAAAAAGTAGTACTGATGATGCCAGCAGTACTGAAGGCGATAAGTAA
- a CDS encoding outer membrane protein assembly factor BamB family protein has translation MNRPSAGIARPGSYKFRDSRQLWLRVALCMLTIAAFSPDASSQQTPTPQQSKESEARPEKVPKPDQATEPLNFSFSASVPRNRELERTIQSIPAELRSNNDARIAELIKKVLKEEKPGLVLYRGSLHQPRTLSRDLLLEQPKSVLEAYRRHAEPEAHEQLQVARDSHDLQLLKVVASTYPLTTSGELARKLWNAARWDQGQLPTSGSSTHQSEPEKQLLDKGFRPSIIPAWTTDYKLSDGAIQTIQAGQRDLRENGLSPFSPWEAIFHADLLVTVTPIQIEARRINDGTLVWSRPLDQYGARILKKLSKVESPLRSWNLTRATLFRIFGESLYSKMASDETHLYLTEANEEGSQFDAKKKNRKTANRLTCLDLATGEEVWTNSSLAKSRAFLCGPPIVFGEELLVLAEYRHTSQINLLALEKSTGKLKRRLMLAEVSRPVESPSLEKRDDRRQSIACTIQISDGKAYCPTSAGLLAVVDLIDWSVDWAYRYSRHDVPKSGTGLLKPKLGLTGFQWWSEWHEIQTLIFEDYVAFASPEGQHLTLFHRKTGNVLWTVDREDTLYIATASSQHGVLLIGANTARCLDVQTGKLLWETPLNVPAGRGVSSTTDYLLPDSEQGWTSINLESGEAEHSRFNLLSKWIPYNVTDLQRPRNFLTYNGALFEASFSEMRKLQRIGESADAHEQLSPVWRVLSELEANEAAELTNLDITVHDEDQTQDEESQVSNQHRQSELQLTQEFIRQSVRNDSNSNQTESMATPSEQIHKPEFIRSWFRANLDFALKSQQWERVAVLLGKELTRPIAEDFATERMRRFRIDRWIAAQLAKATKSLSDEDRERIRASLRSAFQHRLLDNPEESQFLAQILSSTPWSLELENVENDQPESLQSSLSQRLLDFKQVAEKTIFLSETHSTPETSNWPVTEPTIHQMARGSSNLYFDPISIRNIDGTPHVGLNLDIEFPGHRAVRFSGKRWERPWPAYLPRTDRVLRLEHELVKAWNVDGFIVAQVGSEVYGISPLNADGHRGAKLLWPPNGARIDTLGDRTNHMLSFQTREVPERRGFPKLPAERMNEFGHFTTIVGPVRAGYFCIQQKGMLVAYETATGKELWRRFDLPQEALCFGDENIVCVLSEKTGRLQSYSALDGSVVEQRDAPISLDSILFSSGTHLLIEKGDVPSLKELKASQTPLKLTWLNIASGQVVWSREWKAGSIPFELDGCWTGVLGADGTLEILETQSGKTLATHELNLSDPTSKIVCSVGEEDILIVLSGTIEDERLLNAAQQNDGYRRVMVNGPIISISRNDGSLRWESNLENAAFSVDQPVDLPVFVTAETRFPEEMMDDQTPGSRIQLFNRQTGKLLYKAESLSPVVKYSVNGNIDSGVVTLVTRTAIVNVNFSPSSPSSQDQDVAK, from the coding sequence TTGAATAGACCGTCAGCCGGGATCGCCCGTCCAGGTTCTTATAAATTCAGAGACAGTCGACAGCTTTGGCTGCGAGTCGCGTTGTGCATGCTCACAATCGCTGCCTTCAGTCCAGATGCTTCCTCTCAACAGACTCCGACTCCACAGCAATCAAAAGAATCCGAAGCCCGACCAGAGAAGGTCCCTAAACCGGACCAAGCCACCGAGCCACTCAACTTTTCTTTCTCTGCTTCGGTTCCAAGAAATCGAGAGTTAGAACGAACGATTCAATCCATCCCGGCAGAGCTTCGCTCCAATAACGATGCTCGCATTGCCGAACTGATTAAGAAAGTCCTCAAAGAAGAAAAACCGGGCCTCGTACTCTACCGCGGAAGCTTACACCAACCTCGCACGCTCTCCCGAGACTTGCTGCTCGAACAACCGAAATCGGTCCTTGAGGCTTACCGAAGACACGCCGAGCCAGAAGCGCATGAACAACTTCAAGTTGCCAGAGACTCTCACGATCTACAACTTCTAAAAGTTGTTGCTTCAACATACCCACTCACAACTTCAGGAGAACTTGCTCGCAAACTCTGGAATGCGGCACGGTGGGATCAGGGTCAACTTCCGACCAGTGGTAGCTCGACTCATCAGAGCGAACCTGAAAAACAACTCCTCGACAAAGGTTTTCGCCCTTCGATTATTCCCGCCTGGACGACTGACTACAAACTCTCTGATGGAGCAATTCAAACAATTCAGGCAGGGCAGCGTGACCTTCGTGAAAACGGTCTGTCACCCTTCTCGCCCTGGGAAGCAATCTTCCACGCTGATTTGCTGGTCACTGTTACTCCAATCCAAATCGAAGCTCGCCGAATCAACGATGGCACACTCGTATGGAGTCGCCCACTCGATCAGTACGGAGCAAGGATTCTCAAAAAACTCAGTAAAGTCGAGAGCCCACTCCGCTCCTGGAATCTCACTCGAGCCACTCTCTTTCGCATTTTTGGTGAATCGCTCTACTCCAAAATGGCGAGCGACGAGACACATCTTTACCTCACAGAAGCGAATGAAGAAGGAAGCCAATTCGATGCCAAGAAGAAAAATCGAAAAACAGCAAACCGCCTGACCTGCCTGGATCTTGCAACGGGCGAAGAAGTTTGGACGAACAGCTCGCTGGCAAAATCGCGAGCATTCCTTTGTGGTCCCCCCATCGTCTTCGGTGAAGAGTTACTCGTCCTGGCAGAGTACCGACATACCTCACAAATCAATTTACTGGCACTTGAGAAAAGCACCGGAAAATTGAAACGGCGGTTGATGCTCGCTGAGGTCTCCCGCCCTGTTGAAAGTCCCAGCCTCGAAAAACGTGATGACCGTCGCCAATCTATTGCCTGCACGATTCAAATTTCTGATGGAAAGGCGTATTGCCCGACCTCGGCTGGCTTGCTTGCAGTGGTCGACCTCATCGATTGGAGCGTCGACTGGGCGTATCGATATTCCAGACACGACGTCCCAAAATCTGGGACCGGACTTCTTAAGCCCAAGCTCGGTCTCACTGGGTTTCAATGGTGGTCCGAATGGCATGAAATTCAAACACTCATTTTTGAAGACTATGTTGCATTCGCCAGTCCGGAAGGCCAGCACCTGACACTGTTCCATCGGAAGACAGGAAACGTTCTCTGGACCGTTGATCGAGAAGACACGCTGTACATTGCGACGGCAAGTTCTCAGCATGGTGTTCTGCTCATCGGAGCCAACACGGCTCGATGCCTGGATGTTCAAACTGGCAAACTTCTGTGGGAAACACCTCTCAATGTTCCTGCCGGCCGAGGCGTCTCCTCTACAACAGACTATCTTCTTCCCGACAGCGAACAGGGATGGACATCTATCAATCTGGAGTCGGGAGAGGCGGAGCATTCCCGTTTCAACCTGCTCTCAAAATGGATTCCCTACAACGTCACCGATTTGCAACGACCAAGAAATTTCCTCACATACAACGGAGCTTTGTTCGAAGCCAGCTTTTCAGAGATGCGAAAGTTGCAGCGTATTGGTGAAAGCGCTGATGCCCACGAACAACTTTCACCGGTCTGGCGAGTCCTTTCCGAACTTGAAGCAAACGAGGCCGCAGAACTTACGAATCTGGACATCACCGTTCACGACGAAGACCAAACGCAAGACGAAGAGTCGCAAGTCTCTAATCAGCATCGCCAAAGCGAGTTGCAACTCACTCAGGAATTCATTCGACAATCTGTACGGAACGATTCGAACTCAAATCAGACCGAATCGATGGCGACTCCTTCAGAACAGATCCACAAGCCGGAGTTCATCCGATCCTGGTTCAGAGCAAATCTTGACTTCGCTTTGAAAAGCCAACAGTGGGAACGAGTCGCTGTACTTCTTGGGAAAGAGTTAACCCGTCCAATTGCTGAAGACTTTGCAACAGAAAGAATGCGGCGGTTCCGCATAGATCGCTGGATCGCTGCCCAACTTGCGAAAGCGACGAAGTCACTGTCTGACGAGGATCGAGAACGAATCAGAGCTTCACTCCGCTCAGCCTTCCAACACCGCCTGCTGGACAACCCCGAGGAAAGCCAGTTCCTCGCACAGATTCTTTCTTCGACACCTTGGTCCCTCGAATTAGAAAATGTCGAGAATGACCAACCGGAGAGCCTGCAATCGAGCCTGAGCCAACGACTTCTCGATTTCAAACAGGTCGCGGAAAAAACGATTTTCCTCTCTGAAACTCACTCCACCCCAGAGACATCAAACTGGCCTGTTACGGAGCCAACCATTCACCAAATGGCTCGTGGTTCGAGTAATCTGTACTTCGATCCAATTTCAATTCGGAACATCGACGGAACCCCACATGTTGGCCTGAATCTCGACATTGAGTTTCCGGGGCATCGAGCTGTCAGGTTTTCTGGAAAGCGATGGGAACGCCCCTGGCCTGCCTATTTACCGCGAACTGATCGCGTGTTGCGATTGGAGCACGAACTCGTCAAAGCATGGAACGTGGACGGTTTCATCGTTGCTCAAGTCGGTTCTGAAGTTTACGGAATCAGCCCACTCAATGCAGATGGCCACCGAGGTGCGAAACTATTGTGGCCACCAAACGGAGCCAGAATCGACACGCTCGGAGACCGCACAAACCATATGCTCTCTTTTCAAACTCGCGAAGTTCCAGAACGGCGAGGGTTCCCCAAACTTCCTGCTGAGCGAATGAATGAGTTTGGGCATTTCACAACGATCGTTGGGCCGGTCCGCGCAGGGTATTTTTGCATTCAACAAAAAGGAATGCTCGTCGCCTATGAAACCGCAACCGGAAAGGAACTTTGGAGACGCTTTGACCTGCCGCAAGAGGCACTCTGTTTTGGTGATGAAAATATCGTTTGCGTCCTCAGCGAGAAAACGGGTCGGCTGCAGAGTTATTCCGCCTTGGATGGAAGTGTTGTCGAACAGCGCGATGCTCCCATCAGTTTGGACTCAATCCTCTTCTCTTCCGGCACTCATTTACTCATCGAAAAAGGAGATGTCCCGAGCCTGAAAGAACTCAAGGCGAGCCAAACTCCATTGAAACTGACATGGCTGAACATTGCCTCCGGGCAGGTCGTTTGGAGTCGAGAATGGAAGGCGGGATCAATTCCATTTGAGCTAGACGGATGCTGGACAGGCGTACTGGGTGCAGACGGCACTCTTGAAATCCTGGAGACTCAAAGCGGAAAGACACTTGCGACTCATGAGCTCAACCTTTCCGATCCGACCTCGAAGATTGTCTGCAGTGTCGGGGAAGAAGACATTCTGATTGTTCTCTCCGGAACGATTGAAGACGAGCGCCTATTAAACGCTGCTCAGCAGAACGATGGATACCGGCGGGTGATGGTGAATGGACCGATCATCTCTATCAGTCGCAATGATGGAAGTTTGCGATGGGAATCGAATCTCGAAAACGCCGCATTCTCAGTGGATCAACCAGTCGACCTGCCCGTCTTTGTGACCGCGGAAACACGCTTTCCCGAAGAGATGATGGACGATCAAACCCCCGGAAGCCGTATTCAACTCTTCAATCGCCAAACAGGAAAATTACTGTACAAAGCGGAGTCATTGAGCCCAGTTGTGAAATACAGCGTCAACGGAAATATTGACTCCGGAGTCGTGACGCTGGTGACACGAACTGCTATCGTGAACGTTAACTTTTCTCCGAGTTCTCCTAGCTCTCAAGATCAGGATGTTGCGAAATGA
- a CDS encoding 50S ribosomal protein L25, which yields MSTIEKIEAQARTVQGTTASRRLRTEGIVPGNLYGHKKGAVCIQLQGEVVHALIKDGAKVVDLEVDGEGETALLRDVQWDTFSKHILHVDFLRVDPNERVQVEIPVILRGTSPGVLAGGLLDHQMHALEIECLAVEIPDSIQVRIGSVNIGDAIHVSDLEDLPRGVKVISPEDSVVVQVTEAVKEEEPAADDEAAGEEGAAEGGEAPASE from the coding sequence ATGTCTACGATCGAGAAAATTGAAGCACAAGCTCGTACTGTCCAAGGTACGACAGCGAGTCGCCGCCTTCGAACTGAAGGGATTGTTCCCGGAAATTTGTATGGCCACAAAAAGGGTGCGGTCTGCATTCAGCTGCAAGGTGAGGTTGTACATGCCTTGATCAAAGACGGTGCAAAGGTCGTAGACCTCGAAGTCGATGGAGAAGGAGAAACCGCTTTGCTTCGTGATGTCCAGTGGGACACATTCAGTAAGCATATCCTGCATGTCGATTTTCTACGTGTGGACCCTAATGAGCGGGTTCAGGTTGAAATTCCCGTGATCCTGCGTGGAACTTCTCCAGGGGTTTTGGCAGGCGGTCTTCTGGACCACCAAATGCATGCCTTGGAGATTGAATGTCTGGCAGTTGAGATTCCCGATTCAATTCAAGTTCGAATCGGAAGCGTCAACATCGGCGATGCAATTCACGTCAGTGATCTTGAAGATTTGCCACGCGGAGTGAAAGTCATCAGTCCTGAAGATTCAGTTGTTGTTCAAGTGACCGAAGCTGTTAAAGAAGAGGAACCAGCTGCGGACGATGAAGCGGCAGGTGAAGAGGGAGCAGCTGAGGGTGGTGAAGCACCTGCTAGCGAATAG
- a CDS encoding Trx7/PDZ domain-containing (seleno)protein: MKFTINLFVLFACASPILAADKLPRLLEAINDDHARAVTDLWTYNDIPSALAEARKENKPLFVTFRCVPCRDCKGFDAEVANGSDTIAKMAKEHFIPVRQVEMKAVDLDQFQFDHDLNWAAMFINADGTVYARYGTQSAEGADAYNSITGLKKTMERVLELHKNYPKNKESLAQKRGPKKAIRSALELPGMANAASLEGLTTRKNCIHCHMIHDAENRIAQERGTFTNDNFYRYPLPQNIGLEIVRDHGTKIESINSQGPASQSGLKIGEELKSVNGQAIASIADIQFVLHHLPNDDVMLKVTGSQSGPHEISLKKGWKVTDASWRGSNWSVTPNLNTWAPPVDEKKRKALNIPESQGALEVKFINGSKAPGRAVKKAGIRVGDVLIEMDGKPIAMTNQQWNLDLKMNYKIGDKLPLTYIRNGKRYTAEVELVK, encoded by the coding sequence ATGAAGTTTACAATCAATCTCTTCGTTTTGTTCGCTTGTGCTTCTCCAATCCTTGCTGCTGACAAACTCCCGCGGCTTCTGGAAGCCATTAACGACGACCACGCCCGAGCAGTCACTGACCTCTGGACCTACAACGACATTCCAAGTGCTCTCGCTGAAGCTCGAAAAGAGAACAAGCCGCTGTTCGTCACCTTTCGTTGCGTCCCGTGTCGCGACTGCAAAGGATTCGACGCAGAAGTCGCAAACGGCAGTGACACCATTGCAAAGATGGCAAAGGAACATTTCATCCCAGTCCGCCAGGTTGAAATGAAAGCAGTCGATCTGGATCAGTTTCAATTCGATCATGACCTCAACTGGGCAGCCATGTTCATCAATGCAGATGGAACTGTTTACGCTCGATACGGAACCCAAAGCGCTGAAGGTGCCGACGCCTACAACTCCATCACAGGCCTCAAAAAGACAATGGAACGAGTGCTGGAGTTACACAAAAATTACCCCAAGAACAAAGAAAGCCTTGCACAAAAACGAGGCCCTAAAAAAGCAATTCGCTCTGCTCTCGAACTCCCCGGAATGGCGAACGCAGCCTCTCTCGAAGGACTGACCACTCGCAAAAACTGCATACACTGCCACATGATTCACGATGCCGAAAATCGCATCGCTCAGGAAAGAGGAACGTTCACGAACGACAATTTTTATCGCTACCCTCTGCCCCAGAATATTGGTCTCGAAATAGTCCGCGATCACGGCACAAAAATTGAATCGATTAATTCTCAGGGACCTGCTTCTCAATCTGGATTGAAAATTGGTGAAGAACTCAAATCGGTCAATGGACAGGCCATTGCGTCGATTGCGGACATTCAATTTGTTCTGCACCATCTCCCAAACGATGATGTGATGCTGAAGGTCACCGGGAGCCAATCCGGACCGCACGAAATCTCGCTGAAGAAGGGCTGGAAAGTCACTGATGCATCCTGGCGGGGTTCGAATTGGTCCGTGACACCAAATTTGAACACCTGGGCTCCACCTGTTGATGAGAAAAAACGAAAAGCGTTGAACATTCCCGAATCTCAAGGAGCTTTGGAAGTCAAATTCATTAACGGTTCAAAAGCTCCCGGGCGGGCTGTAAAGAAAGCCGGTATCCGCGTTGGAGATGTCCTGATCGAGATGGACGGGAAACCAATCGCGATGACGAATCAGCAGTGGAACCTTGATCTCAAGATGAACTACAAAATTGGAGACAAGCTTCCGTTAACGTACATTCGAAATGGGAAACGATATACAGCGGAAGTCGAACTCGTTAAGTGA